A section of the Agrobacterium tumefaciens genome encodes:
- the hutX gene encoding heme utilization cystosolic carrier protein HutX — MSIAAQKTGDDRQARAAAALAEKPDGIVEAIAAKAEVTPAEILAILPEGAAVSTPADRFDAIWNEMRGWGEVLMIVQTGDIVLEVPGHLPEGTESHGWFNIHGDSPIGGHIKKDNCAGITFVDRGFHGRRSCSVWFMNAAGGAMFKIFVRRDENKELLAGQLAKFEELRNRFHG, encoded by the coding sequence ATGAGCATTGCAGCCCAGAAGACCGGTGACGACAGGCAGGCCCGCGCCGCCGCCGCGCTCGCCGAAAAGCCTGACGGTATCGTCGAGGCCATCGCCGCCAAGGCAGAGGTGACGCCGGCCGAAATTCTGGCGATCCTGCCCGAAGGTGCCGCCGTTTCCACGCCGGCCGACCGGTTCGACGCGATCTGGAACGAAATGCGCGGCTGGGGCGAAGTCCTGATGATCGTGCAGACCGGCGATATCGTGCTCGAAGTGCCGGGCCATCTGCCGGAAGGCACGGAAAGCCACGGCTGGTTCAACATTCACGGCGACAGCCCCATCGGCGGTCATATCAAGAAGGACAATTGCGCCGGCATCACCTTCGTCGACCGCGGTTTCCACGGCCGCCGCTCCTGCTCCGTCTGGTTCATGAACGCCGCCGGCGGCGCCATGTTCAAGATCTTCGTCCGCCGCGACGAGAACAAGGAACTGCTTGCCGGGCAACTGGCAAAGTTCGAAGAGCTGCGGAACCGATTCCACGGCTGA
- the ung gene encoding uracil-DNA glycosylase translates to MGEAGVKLEDSWKRVLSGEFASPYMLKLKEFLLAEKTAGKRIFPKGADYFRALDLTPLDEVKVVILGQDPYHGAGQAHGLCFSVQPGVRIPPSLVNIYKELQSDLGIRPVGHGFLESWAKQGVLLLNSVLTVEEARAASHQGQGWEKFTDAVIRAVNDECEHVVFLLWGSYAQKKAAFVNQRKHLVLRSPHPSPLSAHNGFFGNGHFSKANAFLISHGRDPVNWQLPETV, encoded by the coding sequence ATGGGAGAGGCAGGCGTGAAACTCGAAGACAGCTGGAAGCGCGTTCTTTCCGGCGAATTCGCCAGCCCCTACATGCTGAAGCTGAAAGAGTTCCTGCTTGCCGAAAAGACAGCCGGCAAGCGCATCTTTCCGAAGGGCGCGGATTATTTCCGCGCTCTCGATCTGACGCCGCTCGATGAGGTCAAGGTCGTCATTCTGGGGCAGGACCCCTATCATGGTGCGGGTCAGGCGCACGGGCTGTGCTTTTCCGTCCAGCCCGGCGTGCGCATTCCGCCCTCGCTCGTCAATATCTACAAGGAGCTGCAGAGCGATCTCGGCATTCGCCCGGTCGGCCACGGCTTTCTGGAAAGCTGGGCGAAACAGGGCGTGCTTTTGCTCAACAGCGTGCTGACGGTGGAGGAGGCCCGCGCCGCCTCGCATCAGGGGCAGGGCTGGGAAAAATTCACCGACGCCGTCATCCGCGCCGTCAACGACGAGTGCGAGCATGTGGTCTTCCTGCTGTGGGGCTCCTATGCCCAGAAGAAGGCCGCCTTCGTGAACCAGCGCAAACATCTCGTGCTGCGCTCCCCGCACCCGTCGCCGCTTTCGGCCCATAACGGCTTTTTCGGCAACGGCCATTTTTCGAAGGCAAATGCCTTCCTCATCTCCCACGGGCGGGATCCGGTTAACTGGCAATTGCCGGAAACCGTGTAA
- a CDS encoding alpha/beta hydrolase yields MSKDSYFHKSRAGAPGAPLFVLLHGTGGDENQFFDFGSGLLPRATILSPVGDVSEHGAARFFRRTGEGVYDMADLERATEKLADFVKANREHYQAGPVIGLGFSNGANILANVLIEQPELFDAAVLMHPLIPFEPKILPAKSTRRVLITAGERDPICPVPLTRALEESLKAQGGTVETVWHPGGHEIRSGEIEAVRGFLASYGE; encoded by the coding sequence ATGTCCAAGGACAGCTATTTCCACAAATCCCGCGCCGGCGCGCCCGGTGCGCCGCTCTTCGTCCTGCTGCACGGCACCGGCGGCGATGAGAACCAGTTTTTCGATTTCGGCTCGGGCCTCCTGCCGCGGGCAACCATTCTCTCACCCGTCGGCGATGTCTCCGAGCATGGCGCAGCGCGGTTCTTCCGGCGCACCGGCGAAGGCGTTTATGACATGGCCGATCTTGAGCGTGCGACCGAAAAGCTTGCCGATTTCGTCAAGGCGAACCGCGAGCATTATCAGGCCGGACCGGTGATCGGCCTCGGTTTTTCCAACGGCGCAAATATTCTCGCCAATGTGCTGATAGAGCAGCCGGAGCTTTTCGATGCGGCGGTGCTGATGCATCCGCTCATCCCGTTCGAGCCGAAGATCCTCCCGGCCAAGTCCACCCGCCGCGTGCTGATCACCGCGGGCGAGCGCGATCCGATCTGCCCGGTGCCGCTGACCCGGGCGCTGGAGGAGAGCCTGAAGGCGCAAGGCGGGACGGTGGAAACCGTGTGGCACCCGGGCGGGCATGAAATCCGCTCCGGTGAGATTGAAGCGGTCAGGGGTTTTCTGGCGAGCTATGGGGAATAG
- a CDS encoding heme/hemin ABC transporter substrate-binding protein — protein MMNFRLRSVVFAALVPAAIAFTAPASMASDKGNPQAKRIVAVGGTVTEILYALGAQDRIVARDSTSSYPADALTKPDIGYMRALSSEGILSQKPDLILSEDGAGPADVIAILKASAVPFVTVDTPPSGDAIPKKIEDVGAAVGLSDKAGALAAETRAGLDALAKDVAAVPEKGRKRVLFVLSTAGGRIMAAGKDTEAAAIIEMAGGINAAEEINGYKPLTDEAVIAAAPDVVLTMARGDHAGKADEIFALPAFQSTPAAASKALISMDGLYLIGFGPRTPAAGRELAAKLYPDVVKP, from the coding sequence ATGATGAATTTCCGCCTTCGTTCCGTTGTTTTCGCCGCCCTCGTGCCAGCTGCAATCGCCTTTACCGCGCCGGCTTCCATGGCGTCCGACAAGGGCAATCCGCAAGCCAAACGGATCGTTGCGGTGGGTGGGACCGTGACCGAAATCCTTTACGCGCTCGGCGCGCAGGACCGCATCGTGGCGCGCGACAGCACGAGCAGCTATCCGGCCGACGCACTGACAAAGCCCGACATAGGTTATATGAGGGCGCTCTCATCGGAAGGCATCCTGTCGCAGAAACCAGATCTCATTCTTTCCGAGGATGGCGCCGGACCGGCCGATGTCATCGCGATCCTGAAGGCAAGCGCGGTGCCTTTCGTCACCGTCGATACACCACCGAGCGGAGACGCGATCCCGAAGAAAATCGAGGATGTCGGTGCGGCCGTCGGTCTTTCCGACAAGGCCGGCGCGCTGGCCGCCGAAACCAGGGCCGGGCTCGATGCTCTCGCCAAGGATGTCGCCGCTGTGCCGGAAAAGGGCAGAAAGCGCGTTCTCTTCGTGCTGTCCACCGCAGGTGGACGCATCATGGCGGCGGGCAAGGATACCGAGGCGGCTGCGATCATCGAAATGGCCGGCGGCATCAATGCGGCTGAGGAGATCAACGGTTACAAGCCGCTGACGGATGAAGCTGTCATCGCCGCGGCACCCGATGTCGTGCTGACCATGGCGCGGGGCGATCATGCCGGCAAGGCAGATGAGATTTTCGCGCTGCCCGCCTTCCAGTCCACGCCGGCCGCCGCCAGCAAGGCTCTCATCAGCATGGACGGGCTATATCTCATCGGTTTCGGCCCGCGCACCCCAGCCGCCGGCCGCGAACTGGCAGCGAAACTTTATCCTGATGTGGTGAAGCCGTGA
- a CDS encoding transglycosylase SLT domain-containing protein: protein MRGVFAVVFLMLLVLAGCATAPSQVTNACAIFEQRNGIFNNWRRDAKAAEREFGVPVPVMMATIYTESAFRPYARPPRTKLLGFIPWKRQSTAYGYAQALDGTWSVYQRETGRWSASRTDFTDAIHFVGWYHAKSRRENGIALNDPYNLYLAYYSGHAGYAKGSWRNNAAIQRAARRSANMALRYEAQLQQCGYR, encoded by the coding sequence ATGCGTGGCGTATTTGCCGTTGTTTTCCTGATGCTGCTCGTCCTGGCCGGTTGCGCCACCGCACCGTCGCAGGTTACCAATGCCTGTGCGATTTTCGAGCAGCGCAACGGCATCTTCAACAACTGGCGGCGCGACGCGAAAGCGGCCGAGCGGGAATTCGGCGTGCCCGTGCCTGTCATGATGGCGACGATCTACACTGAATCCGCCTTCCGCCCCTATGCACGACCGCCGCGCACCAAGCTTCTCGGTTTCATTCCCTGGAAACGCCAGTCCACCGCTTACGGATATGCGCAGGCGCTTGACGGCACATGGAGCGTTTATCAGCGCGAAACAGGCCGCTGGTCGGCAAGCCGCACCGATTTCACCGATGCGATCCATTTCGTCGGCTGGTACCACGCCAAGAGCCGGCGCGAAAACGGCATTGCGCTGAACGACCCCTATAATCTCTATCTCGCTTATTATTCCGGTCATGCCGGTTACGCGAAGGGTAGCTGGCGCAACAATGCCGCAATCCAGCGAGCCGCCCGCCGCTCGGCCAACATGGCGCTGCGTTATGAGGCGCAGCTGCAGCAATGCGGATATCGCTGA
- a CDS encoding siderophore-interacting protein, translating to MPVPLLSAETSVSLPDPLSIVDAFEDHFSEHMEMEREGATVRFKTEYGHGSFSAEGGRFAARVNCVSEHILTSVKAMVAEHIAEFSGETGLDFRWSGHGAEQRELPNLFVGKVARAYNLTPHMRRLVVSVETGIERLLTGGMHVRLLLVPDQARAPVWPYLAPTGAIIWPQGDDLLTRRVYTIRSGDIARGEVNIDFVMHEGEDMPGATFGATAKPRDIVGIVGPSGVCPPAERYVFAGDETALPVMLRMATEMPAGKKLSVYAEIDNEAERQEVVCAADVEWTWLYRRGKPAGTSGLIEKALRQHAWSANHDGLHVFAACEKSEARAVKSFLTDEIGFPKASLRAVGYWTMGAADDH from the coding sequence ATGCCCGTGCCGCTGCTGTCTGCCGAAACCTCCGTCTCGCTGCCCGATCCATTGTCGATCGTCGATGCCTTTGAGGACCATTTTTCCGAACATATGGAAATGGAGCGCGAGGGGGCGACGGTTCGGTTCAAGACGGAATATGGCCATGGCAGCTTCAGCGCCGAAGGTGGCCGTTTTGCCGCGCGGGTAAACTGCGTTTCCGAACATATCCTGACGTCGGTCAAGGCCATGGTGGCCGAGCATATTGCGGAGTTTTCCGGCGAAACGGGGCTGGATTTCCGCTGGAGCGGCCATGGCGCCGAACAGCGCGAACTGCCCAATCTTTTCGTCGGCAAGGTCGCGCGTGCCTATAATCTCACGCCGCATATGCGCCGGCTGGTCGTGTCGGTCGAAACTGGTATCGAAAGGTTGCTGACCGGCGGCATGCATGTGCGCCTGCTGCTGGTGCCGGATCAGGCGCGTGCGCCGGTCTGGCCCTATCTTGCCCCCACCGGCGCGATCATCTGGCCACAGGGTGACGATCTTCTCACACGGCGTGTCTATACCATCCGGTCCGGCGATATCGCCCGCGGCGAAGTCAATATCGATTTCGTGATGCATGAGGGCGAAGACATGCCCGGCGCAACCTTCGGCGCGACGGCAAAACCCCGCGATATCGTCGGCATCGTCGGCCCGAGCGGCGTCTGCCCGCCAGCCGAGCGTTACGTTTTTGCCGGGGATGAAACCGCGCTGCCGGTGATGCTGCGCATGGCAACCGAAATGCCTGCCGGCAAAAAGCTTAGCGTCTACGCGGAAATAGACAATGAGGCCGAGCGGCAGGAGGTGGTCTGCGCGGCAGATGTCGAATGGACATGGCTCTATCGTCGCGGCAAGCCTGCCGGCACCTCCGGGCTCATCGAAAAGGCGCTGCGCCAGCATGCATGGAGTGCGAACCACGATGGCCTGCATGTCTTTGCCGCCTGCGAAAAATCCGAGGCGAGAGCGGTAAAATCTTTCCTGACCGACGAAATCGGTTTCCCGAAGGCGTCCCTGCGGGCCGTGGGTTACTGGACCATGGGCGCTGCCGACGACCACTGA
- a CDS encoding VOC family protein, whose amino-acid sequence MAKLIHSMVRVLDEKRSVEFYRQAFGLEIAERAEFENFTLIYLSNTESDFELELTVNRGREVPYALGDGYGHLAVSVADVEAEHQRFIDMGLSPGKIIEADYKGQPFAKYFFICDPDGYKIEVLQRGNRFK is encoded by the coding sequence ATGGCCAAGCTGATCCACTCGATGGTCCGGGTGCTGGACGAGAAGCGTTCGGTGGAATTTTACAGACAGGCTTTCGGACTCGAGATTGCAGAACGCGCCGAGTTCGAGAATTTCACGCTCATCTATCTCAGCAATACCGAGAGCGATTTCGAGCTGGAGCTGACTGTCAATCGCGGCCGCGAGGTGCCCTATGCGCTGGGCGACGGTTATGGACACCTTGCCGTCAGCGTTGCCGATGTGGAGGCCGAACACCAGCGTTTCATCGACATGGGTCTTTCTCCGGGCAAGATCATCGAAGCGGATTATAAGGGTCAGCCTTTTGCAAAATACTTTTTCATCTGCGATCCCGATGGTTACAAGATCGAAGTGCTGCAGCGCGGCAACCGGTTCAAATAA
- a CDS encoding heme ABC transporter ATP-binding protein: MIRAQNLTLIRSGRRLLDEVSVDLEPGKVNVVIGPNGAGKSTLMKVLSGEMRSETGSVTYNNVELSVFTPVQLARLRAVLPQNTQLAFPFTALEIVRMGAVAQGSRAPEEQARRALAKAGLRGFEQRSYNMLSGGEQQRVQFARALAQVPNPVDNGEARALFLDEPTASLDIGHQISVLETARDFAGGGGLVLAILHDLNLAAEFADQLIVMHGGRVTAIGPSLETISDETIARVYGIGGVVGRLPARHIPYVLPQSRNR; encoded by the coding sequence ATGATCCGGGCTCAAAACCTCACCCTCATCCGCTCCGGCCGCCGTCTGCTCGATGAAGTCAGCGTCGATCTGGAACCCGGCAAGGTCAATGTCGTCATCGGTCCGAACGGTGCTGGCAAATCCACGCTGATGAAGGTGCTTTCGGGCGAAATGCGTTCCGAGACCGGGTCGGTGACGTATAATAATGTCGAGCTCTCCGTCTTCACGCCGGTCCAGCTCGCCCGCCTGCGAGCCGTGCTGCCCCAGAATACCCAGCTTGCCTTTCCCTTCACTGCGCTTGAGATCGTGCGGATGGGAGCTGTCGCACAGGGGTCCCGCGCGCCGGAAGAGCAGGCCCGCCGCGCGCTCGCCAAGGCCGGGCTGCGGGGTTTCGAGCAGCGCTCCTACAACATGCTCTCCGGCGGAGAACAGCAGCGGGTGCAGTTTGCCCGGGCGCTGGCACAGGTGCCGAACCCCGTGGATAATGGCGAGGCGCGGGCACTGTTCCTCGACGAGCCGACGGCCAGCCTCGATATCGGCCATCAGATTTCCGTGCTGGAAACGGCGCGCGATTTTGCAGGCGGCGGCGGTCTCGTGCTTGCCATCCTCCACGACCTCAATCTTGCGGCGGAATTTGCCGATCAGCTTATCGTCATGCATGGCGGTCGGGTGACGGCAATCGGGCCTTCGCTGGAAACGATCAGCGATGAGACGATCGCCCGGGTTTATGGCATCGGCGGCGTTGTCGGTCGCCTTCCGGCGCGGCATATCCCCTATGTGCTGCCGCAGTCACGGAATCGCTAG
- a CDS encoding antibiotic biosynthesis monooxygenase family protein has product MFIAMNRFRVVPGYEETFESIWRERKSHLSELPGYIEFHMLKGPKADDHTLYASHTVWATKEDFLAWTKSEQFRAAHAKAGENRGKVEYLSGPHFEGFDVIIHEDKNGERHSIAA; this is encoded by the coding sequence ATGTTTATCGCCATGAACCGCTTTCGCGTCGTGCCGGGTTATGAAGAAACCTTCGAATCCATCTGGCGCGAGCGCAAATCGCATCTGAGCGAATTGCCGGGCTATATCGAATTCCACATGCTGAAGGGCCCGAAAGCGGACGACCACACGCTTTATGCCTCGCACACGGTCTGGGCCACCAAGGAGGATTTCCTTGCCTGGACGAAATCCGAACAGTTCCGCGCCGCCCATGCCAAGGCTGGCGAGAACCGCGGCAAGGTGGAATATCTCTCCGGCCCGCACTTCGAAGGTTTCGACGTCATCATCCATGAAGACAAGAATGGCGAACGCCATTCGATTGCCGCCTGA
- a CDS encoding YbaN family protein, protein MRLLYLCLGWLMVATGIVGAFLPVLPTTPFLLLALWCFSRSSPKLEAWLLAHPRFGPSLRRWRERGAIARKAKLAALSAMTVSYAAFWFLSEPPPLRATIVAAVMLGSALFIATRPES, encoded by the coding sequence ATGCGCCTTTTATACCTCTGTCTTGGCTGGCTTATGGTCGCGACCGGCATTGTCGGCGCGTTCCTTCCCGTTCTGCCGACCACGCCATTCCTGCTTCTGGCGCTGTGGTGTTTTTCCCGCTCTTCGCCAAAGCTCGAGGCGTGGCTTCTTGCCCATCCAAGGTTCGGTCCTTCGCTTCGCCGATGGCGCGAGCGTGGCGCAATTGCCCGCAAGGCCAAGCTCGCGGCACTTTCCGCCATGACGGTCAGTTATGCCGCCTTTTGGTTCCTCAGCGAGCCGCCGCCGCTGCGCGCGACCATCGTCGCCGCCGTCATGCTTGGCTCCGCGCTTTTCATCGCCACACGCCCGGAAAGCTGA
- the purU gene encoding formyltetrahydrofolate deformylase, with product MTSYVLTVACQSTRGIVAAISGYLAEKGCNIVDSSQFDDLETGKFFMRVSFISEEGASLAAITEGFQPVAQKFGMEADIYPDGQRMKTLLMVSRFGHCLNDLLYRWKIGALPIDIVGVVSNHFDYQKVVVNHDIPFHHIKVTKENKPKAEAQLMELVETTGTELVVLARYMQVLSDDLCRKMSGKIINIHHSFLPSFKGANPYKQAYERGVKLIGATAHYVTADLDEGPIIEQDTVRITHAQSADDYVSLGRDVESQVLARAIHAHIHHRTFINGNRTVVFPPSPGSYASERMG from the coding sequence ATGACATCCTATGTTCTGACCGTAGCCTGCCAATCGACCCGCGGCATCGTCGCCGCGATTTCCGGTTATCTGGCGGAAAAAGGGTGTAACATCGTCGACAGCTCGCAGTTCGACGACCTCGAGACCGGCAAGTTCTTCATGCGCGTTTCCTTCATTTCCGAAGAAGGCGCGTCTCTTGCGGCCATCACCGAAGGCTTTCAGCCGGTGGCGCAGAAATTCGGCATGGAAGCGGATATCTACCCGGATGGCCAGCGCATGAAGACGCTGCTGATGGTGTCGCGCTTTGGCCACTGCCTTAACGACCTGCTCTATCGCTGGAAAATCGGCGCGCTGCCGATCGACATCGTCGGTGTCGTCTCTAACCACTTCGATTACCAGAAGGTCGTCGTCAACCACGACATTCCCTTCCACCACATCAAGGTGACCAAGGAAAACAAGCCGAAGGCCGAAGCCCAGCTGATGGAGCTGGTCGAGACGACGGGTACCGAACTCGTCGTGCTGGCCCGTTACATGCAGGTCCTTTCCGACGACCTGTGCCGCAAGATGTCCGGCAAGATCATCAATATCCACCATTCCTTCCTGCCGAGCTTCAAGGGTGCAAACCCCTACAAGCAAGCCTATGAGCGTGGCGTGAAGCTGATCGGCGCAACGGCGCATTACGTCACCGCCGATCTCGACGAAGGCCCGATCATCGAACAGGACACGGTACGCATCACCCACGCGCAATCGGCCGATGACTATGTCTCGCTTGGCCGCGACGTGGAAAGCCAGGTGCTGGCCCGCGCCATCCACGCCCATATCCACCACCGCACCTTCATCAACGGCAACCGCACCGTCGTCTTCCCGCCAAGCCCGGGAAGCTATGCTTCCGAGCGGATGGGATGA
- a CDS encoding YbaY family lipoprotein, translated as MTDNQPLFSRRSFAGLLALAPLFAAEGAAAAPASLRGSVSYRERIALPPGATVTVRLIDVSLADAPSQTIAETTIRPRGQVPVPFVLRYDDRDIRGRRSYALSAEIRDRDRLLFTTTRRYSVLTGGRDDTDLVLERVGAGPGRPEPEAGIDGRWLVQEIRGERVRGRREATLEISREGRVSANVGCNGIGGEVKISRNRVDFGRMISTQMACAPDIMRQERQFIEALEGARSFRLEPRRGVLELIDGRGRPAMRLRRA; from the coding sequence ATGACCGACAACCAGCCCCTTTTTTCGCGCCGCAGTTTCGCCGGTCTCCTTGCGCTCGCCCCGCTTTTTGCAGCTGAAGGCGCGGCGGCCGCACCGGCGAGCCTGCGTGGCAGCGTTTCCTATCGCGAACGCATCGCCCTGCCGCCCGGCGCAACCGTCACCGTTCGCCTCATCGATGTGTCGCTGGCGGATGCGCCGTCGCAGACGATTGCCGAAACCACCATCCGACCGCGCGGCCAGGTGCCGGTGCCCTTCGTGCTGCGGTATGACGACCGCGACATCAGGGGCCGCCGCTCCTATGCGCTGAGCGCCGAAATCCGCGACCGCGACCGGCTGCTTTTCACCACCACCCGCCGTTATTCCGTTCTGACCGGCGGCCGCGACGATACCGACCTCGTGCTGGAGCGCGTTGGTGCTGGTCCGGGCAGGCCGGAGCCGGAAGCGGGTATCGACGGGCGCTGGCTGGTGCAGGAAATCCGCGGCGAGCGGGTTCGTGGCCGCCGTGAGGCAACGCTCGAAATCTCCCGCGAGGGCCGCGTGTCTGCCAATGTCGGTTGCAACGGCATCGGCGGCGAGGTCAAGATCAGCCGCAACCGCGTCGATTTCGGCCGGATGATTTCGACCCAGATGGCCTGCGCACCTGATATCATGCGTCAGGAACGGCAGTTCATCGAAGCGCTGGAAGGTGCGCGGTCCTTCAGGCTGGAGCCGCGTCGGGGCGTGCTCGAGTTAATCGATGGCCGTGGCCGCCCCGCCATGCGCCTTCGCCGCGCCTGA
- a CDS encoding FecCD family ABC transporter permease, with product MSLALLSSADERVAGDRSRQGAMTLVLLVGILLFACGVSLISGPTGVGASELLAYLSGGADQLDQRDRVILEAVRLPRTALGMLIGAGLGVSGAMMQGLFRNPLADPGIVGVTSGAALFAVAAISLGEGALATVAVFFGPHFLPIMAFFGGLLNTWVLYVIATKDGATSTTTLILAGIAVAAISGALTGLMIFVADDRALRDITFWSLGSLGGATPAKVLATLPFIIVVLAIIPFVARGLDALILGDAAAFHMGIPVQRLKRIVILAVAAACGASVAAAGSIGFVGILVPHLLRLAIGPSHRFLLPASALGGAALLLLADSFARTVAAPAELPIGVVTALIGAPVFLFLLLGRGGFSMRNTP from the coding sequence GTGAGCCTTGCACTCTTGAGTTCGGCCGATGAACGGGTTGCGGGCGACAGGTCCCGTCAGGGTGCGATGACACTTGTCCTGCTTGTCGGCATCCTGCTGTTTGCCTGCGGGGTGTCGCTCATCAGCGGTCCCACGGGTGTCGGCGCCTCCGAACTCCTTGCCTACCTCTCCGGCGGTGCTGATCAGCTCGATCAGCGCGACCGGGTCATTCTTGAGGCGGTGCGCCTGCCACGGACGGCGCTTGGCATGTTGATCGGCGCGGGACTTGGCGTCTCCGGTGCGATGATGCAGGGTCTGTTTCGCAATCCGCTGGCCGATCCCGGCATTGTCGGCGTCACATCGGGTGCGGCGCTGTTTGCTGTTGCGGCGATTTCGCTGGGGGAAGGCGCGCTTGCCACGGTTGCCGTGTTTTTCGGCCCGCATTTCCTGCCGATCATGGCATTCTTCGGCGGGCTCCTGAACACTTGGGTGCTCTACGTGATCGCCACCAAGGACGGCGCGACCTCCACCACCACGCTCATTCTGGCTGGCATTGCCGTGGCCGCCATCAGCGGCGCACTGACCGGACTGATGATCTTCGTGGCCGATGATCGCGCGCTGCGCGACATCACCTTCTGGTCGCTCGGTTCGCTCGGTGGGGCGACGCCAGCCAAGGTGCTCGCCACCCTGCCTTTCATCATCGTCGTGCTTGCTATCATTCCCTTCGTCGCACGCGGGCTGGATGCGCTGATCCTTGGCGATGCCGCCGCCTTTCACATGGGCATTCCGGTGCAGCGGCTGAAACGGATCGTCATTCTCGCTGTCGCCGCCGCCTGCGGGGCGAGCGTGGCGGCGGCCGGTTCCATCGGTTTTGTCGGCATCCTCGTGCCGCATCTGCTTCGTCTCGCCATCGGTCCGTCGCACCGTTTCCTGCTGCCGGCCTCGGCGCTGGGTGGCGCGGCACTGCTGCTTCTGGCCGACAGTTTCGCCCGCACGGTGGCCGCACCGGCGGAACTGCCCATCGGGGTTGTCACGGCGCTCATCGGTGCGCCGGTCTTTCTGTTCCTGCTGCTCGGACGCGGTGGCTTTTCCATGCGGAATACGCCATGA
- a CDS encoding VOC family protein: MLNQIKGLHHVTSMAASARQNNGFFTDTLGLRRVKKTVNFDAPDVYHLYYGDEVGTPGSVMTYFPFPHIARGRPGTGEVGTTLFSVPEGSLGYWQDRLSRAGVDGLKSDEAFGNKRLHFAGPDGDGFALVEVRDDARAQWTGNGVGEDQAIHGFQGASLRLRDEGATAELLKFMGYEEVDRQDGVLRLGMPSGNGADVIDIETMPNISGARLGAGSVHHIAFAVENREKQLEVRKELMDTGYQVTPVIDRDYFWAIYFRTPGGVLFEVATNEPGFDRDEDTAHLGEALKLPTQHAHLRAALEKQLEPLGDEKAV, from the coding sequence ATGCTCAACCAGATCAAGGGTCTGCACCACGTCACGTCAATGGCGGCAAGCGCGCGCCAGAACAACGGTTTTTTCACCGATACGCTCGGCCTGCGCCGGGTGAAGAAGACGGTGAATTTTGACGCGCCCGATGTCTATCATCTCTATTATGGCGATGAAGTCGGCACGCCCGGCTCCGTCATGACCTATTTCCCGTTCCCGCATATTGCCCGCGGCCGCCCCGGCACCGGGGAGGTGGGGACGACGCTGTTTTCGGTGCCGGAAGGGTCGCTCGGTTACTGGCAGGACCGTCTTTCCAGGGCCGGCGTCGATGGTCTGAAATCGGACGAAGCTTTCGGCAACAAGCGCCTGCATTTCGCCGGGCCAGACGGCGACGGTTTTGCGCTGGTCGAGGTCAGGGATGATGCCCGCGCCCAATGGACCGGCAATGGTGTCGGCGAAGATCAGGCGATCCACGGTTTTCAGGGTGCTTCGCTGCGGCTTCGCGACGAGGGCGCGACCGCCGAATTGTTGAAATTCATGGGTTACGAGGAAGTGGATCGTCAGGACGGCGTGCTGCGTCTCGGTATGCCCAGCGGTAACGGCGCCGATGTCATCGATATCGAAACAATGCCGAACATATCGGGTGCAAGGCTCGGTGCCGGTTCCGTGCACCACATCGCGTTTGCGGTCGAAAACCGCGAAAAGCAGCTGGAGGTGCGCAAGGAGCTGATGGATACGGGTTACCAGGTAACCCCCGTCATAGACCGCGACTACTTCTGGGCGATCTACTTCCGCACACCAGGCGGCGTGTTGTTCGAGGTGGCCACCAACGAACCCGGTTTCGACCGCGACGAGGATACCGCCCATCTCGGCGAGGCGCTGAAGTTGCCTACCCAGCATGCGCATCTGCGTGCCGCGCTGGAAAAGCAGCTGGAACCGCTGGGTGACGAGAAGGCGGTTTAA